The following are encoded together in the Trichomycterus rosablanca isolate fTriRos1 chromosome 19, fTriRos1.hap1, whole genome shotgun sequence genome:
- the olfml3a gene encoding olfactomedin-like protein 3B, translated as MKSGFFFCVLLSLLAQLSQAQYHYQNLMNYLESRMAAMEERIALWHEQNNRYNSDIKKFRQQAADLLEKLGRDHEKLRQDLEGAGVRVDRVEREMDYIETKNIPKPCVKVADKTVEQKAVEKQQKKKDQMFELTVCDQIVSNIRAMKILKRLGSPKGIWTRDSRTAKIYVFNGTSEDTLYEFSTVKELSTSSGLSTGKQITLPSAWNGTGHTVYDGFLYYISERSELQVIKYNLENSSVVDRAVLPVQDNMSVYGLNPETLVDLFADEEVLWALYAVGDTINLAKMDSDTLDIEQMWDTACPRKNAEAAFIVCGTVYVVYNTRPPSRSRVQCVFDVNEMVMGGEAPLLYFPRRFGAHSSLKYNPVERQVYAWDDGYQIIYRLSLQKKLWALVPPPEE; from the exons ATGAAATCAGGATTCTTCTTTTGTGTGCTGCTCAGTTTGCTGGCTCAGCTTTCTCAAGCCCAGTACCACTACCAGAACTTGATGAACTACCTGGAAAGTCGCATGGCGGCCATGGAG GAACGTATTGCTCTATGGCATGAGCAGAACAATCGCTACAACTCAGACATAAAGAAGTTCAGACAGCAAGCTGCAGATCTGCTGGAGAAACTCGGGAGGGATCATGAGAAGCTGCGGCAGGACCTGGAGGGTGCCGGCGTGCGGGTGGACCGGGTGGAGCGTGAGATGGACTACATCGAAACCAAGAATATACCTAAACCGTGTGTTAAAGTAGCAGACAAAACAGTGGAACAGAAGGCTGTGGAAAAACAGCAGAAGAAGAAGGATCAGATGTTTGAGCTCACCG TTTGCGATCAGATTGTGTCAAATATCCGAGCCATGAAGATCCTGAAAAGGCTGGGCAGCCCCAAAGGCATTTGGACCAGAGATTCCAGGACAGCAAAGATCTATGTCTTTAATGGCACATCTGAGGACACACTGTATGAGTTTAGCACAGTAAAAGAGCTCTCGACATCATCTGGCCTATCTACAGGCAAACAGATCACCCTCCCATCTGCATGGAATGGTACCGGCCACACTGTCTATGATGGCTTTCTCTACTACATAAGTGAGAGGTCAGAGCTGCAAGTCATCAAGTACAACCTGGAGAACAGCTCTGTAGTGGACAGAGCTGTTCTTCCTGTGCAAGACAACATGTCAGTGTATGGGCTCAACCCcgagaccttggtagacctattTGCAGATGAGGAAGTACTATGGGCACTGTATGCTGTTGGAGACACCATTAACCTGGCCaagatggactctgacacactaGATATTGAGCAGATGTGGGACACAGCGTGCCCCAGAAAAAATGCTGAAGCTGCCTTTATTGTATGTGGGACCGTCTATGTGGTCTACAACACCCGACCCCCCAGCCGCTCCAGGGTCCAGTGTGTATTCGATGTTAATGAAATGGTGATGGGTGGAGAAGCCCCACTGCTGTACTTCCCGAGGCGCTTTGGAGCTCACTCCAGCCTGAAGTACAATCCTGTAGAGAGGCAGGTGTATGCTTGGGATGATGGGTACCAGATTATCTACAGGCTCAGCCTACAAAAGAAATTGTGGGCATTAGTGCCGCCTCCGGAGGAATAA